One genomic segment of Intestinimonas butyriciproducens includes these proteins:
- a CDS encoding phospholipid carrier-dependent glycosyltransferase — MSDLAQNLESGFRQYIYPCLTGMAFALVVLLGIVLFFSAYCSACRPRRGNVEWIALRERRTRRGFSLPLHPMERRDALPLLLITVLYAFSAFFRLGSLSAPQSALDLGDNGSVEIELSEQVYLTKLMYFSNLGTGSYNLEVSADGETWYTLWARKDEEGDVTGYYWADAEGYSPSYALLQKYNDLFKWLEIEPENPQNVRYLRLTGKADKGLLELGELALYSAVGESRDPLGRLNVSPAPLSARNGADLTGITVSGADALFDEQDTVPAQSTWYNSAYFDEIYHARTALEHLEGVYPYEVSHPPLGKLIIGLGIRVFGMTPFGWRFMGTLFGVCMLPILYVFLKNLFGRTAVAACGTCLFAFDFMHLTQTRIATIDTYGVFFILLMYFFLYRYLTLPAGTPFLRGALPLFLSGLFWGIGAASKWTVIYGAAGLAVLYFIGLHAKWRAWPVGEQAPRFAPWLVKTLLLSALCFVAIPACIYCLSYLPYAQAKGVDLSFANTLAGARESLPVLIQNLWGRYTGGEGFQAASIPKDSLPGIMADNQWFMLTYHEGVHAAHPYSSRWYQWLVDARPILYYLDNKSGAAQELKAAFGCFNNPIVCWAGLLAMLTLLLPPLLSLLSTLTRPLRALLARLLPGGTVRCDGAPVLDFLAPDGRGIFILIGYLSQFLPWVFIGRTTFEYHYFPSTVFLVLAVSYVMDGMIRRRPDAWRGPVYGLTAGVVGLYVLFYPVLIGLMTPTWYTSNILKWLPSWPF, encoded by the coding sequence ATGTCCGACCTCGCGCAGAACTTGGAGTCCGGCTTCCGGCAGTATATCTACCCCTGTCTTACCGGCATGGCCTTTGCCCTGGTGGTACTGCTGGGGATCGTCCTCTTCTTCTCCGCCTATTGCTCCGCCTGCCGCCCGCGCCGGGGCAACGTGGAGTGGATCGCCCTGCGGGAGCGCCGTACCCGGCGCGGCTTTTCCCTTCCGCTGCACCCCATGGAGCGGCGGGACGCCCTCCCTCTGCTCCTGATCACTGTGCTTTACGCCTTCAGCGCCTTTTTCCGGTTGGGCTCCCTCTCCGCCCCACAGTCGGCCCTGGACCTGGGGGACAACGGCTCCGTGGAGATCGAGCTCTCGGAGCAGGTCTATCTTACCAAGCTGATGTACTTCTCCAACCTGGGGACCGGAAGCTACAATCTGGAGGTCTCCGCAGACGGGGAGACTTGGTACACCCTTTGGGCCAGGAAGGACGAGGAGGGGGATGTGACGGGCTACTACTGGGCCGACGCCGAGGGCTATTCCCCCAGTTACGCCCTGCTCCAGAAGTATAACGATCTCTTCAAGTGGCTGGAGATCGAGCCGGAGAACCCCCAGAACGTCCGCTATCTCCGTCTCACCGGCAAGGCTGACAAGGGTCTCCTGGAGCTGGGAGAGCTGGCTCTTTACAGCGCCGTCGGAGAAAGCCGAGACCCCCTGGGCCGCCTCAACGTCTCCCCTGCTCCCCTGTCGGCCCGGAACGGCGCCGACCTCACCGGCATCACCGTATCCGGGGCGGACGCCCTTTTTGACGAGCAGGACACCGTTCCGGCGCAGTCCACCTGGTACAATTCCGCCTACTTTGATGAGATCTATCACGCCCGCACCGCCCTGGAGCATTTGGAGGGCGTTTATCCCTACGAGGTCTCCCATCCGCCTTTGGGCAAGCTCATCATCGGTCTGGGGATCCGCGTCTTTGGCATGACCCCCTTCGGCTGGCGCTTTATGGGGACCCTTTTCGGCGTCTGCATGCTCCCTATCCTCTACGTGTTTTTGAAAAATCTCTTCGGCAGAACGGCGGTGGCCGCCTGCGGTACCTGTCTGTTTGCCTTCGACTTCATGCACCTCACCCAGACCCGTATCGCCACCATCGACACCTACGGCGTCTTTTTCATTCTGCTGATGTATTTCTTCCTTTACCGCTATCTGACCCTCCCGGCGGGCACGCCTTTCCTGCGGGGCGCCCTGCCCCTCTTTCTCTCCGGGCTCTTCTGGGGGATCGGGGCGGCCAGCAAATGGACGGTGATCTATGGTGCGGCGGGCCTGGCGGTACTCTACTTCATCGGCCTCCATGCCAAGTGGCGGGCTTGGCCCGTGGGAGAACAGGCTCCCAGGTTCGCCCCCTGGCTGGTCAAGACGCTGCTCCTTTCCGCCCTGTGCTTTGTGGCGATCCCGGCCTGTATCTACTGCCTGAGCTACCTCCCCTATGCCCAGGCCAAGGGGGTGGACCTGTCCTTTGCCAACACACTGGCCGGGGCGCGGGAGAGTCTGCCGGTCCTCATACAGAACCTCTGGGGCAGGTACACCGGCGGAGAGGGCTTCCAGGCCGCCTCCATCCCCAAGGACAGCCTGCCGGGAATCATGGCCGACAACCAGTGGTTTATGCTCACCTACCATGAGGGGGTCCACGCCGCTCACCCCTATTCCTCCCGCTGGTATCAGTGGCTCGTGGACGCCCGGCCCATCCTCTACTACCTGGACAACAAATCCGGCGCCGCACAGGAACTCAAGGCCGCCTTCGGCTGTTTCAACAACCCCATTGTCTGCTGGGCAGGTCTGCTGGCCATGCTCACGCTGCTCCTGCCGCCCCTTCTGTCCCTCCTGTCCACTCTTACCCGCCCCCTGCGGGCGCTCCTGGCCCGCCTCCTGCCTGGCGGAACGGTCCGCTGCGACGGTGCGCCGGTCCTGGACTTTCTGGCCCCTGACGGGCGGGGGATCTTCATCCTCATCGGCTATCTCTCTCAATTCCTCCCCTGGGTGTTCATCGGCCGTACCACGTTTGAATACCACTACTTCCCCTCCACGGTCTTTCTGGTGCTGGCCGTCTCCTATGTGATGGATGGGATGATCCGGCGCAGGCCAGATGCCTGGAGGGGGCCGGTATACGGTCTCACCGCAGGGGTCGTCGGGCTTTATGTCCTTTTCTACCCAGTCCTCATCGGACTGATGACGCCGACCTGGTATACGTCCAATATCCTCAAGTGGCTGCCCTCGTGGCCCTTCTGA
- a CDS encoding histidinol-phosphatase HisJ family protein: MYYADYHTHSRLSPDSDAPLLDMAEAAARAGLSELCITDHYDLVEMDGTPRTQPLDWPAAVAQWEEVRRRMAGRLILKLGVEFGSPTYDHTAARRTLDQSLLDFVIGSLHNYSPEAGGADFYLGDYTSPDICYAALDDYFAHMARLAPLPFYDSLGHIIYPLRYMCMRDGQSVSLDRYMDAIREILKTVVETGHGIEVNTYNGRTVSDWRPILDLYREVGGEILTVGSDAHAPRNVARGIRDAYALIAEAGFRYVAVYARRKPAFIPL, translated from the coding sequence ATGTACTATGCAGATTACCACACCCACTCCCGCCTCTCTCCCGACAGCGACGCCCCCCTCCTCGACATGGCGGAGGCCGCGGCCCGCGCTGGCCTCTCCGAGCTGTGCATCACCGATCACTACGATCTGGTGGAGATGGACGGCACCCCCCGGACACAGCCTCTGGACTGGCCCGCCGCCGTCGCCCAGTGGGAGGAGGTCCGCCGTCGGATGGCGGGGCGCCTCATCCTCAAGCTGGGCGTGGAGTTCGGAAGCCCCACCTATGACCACACCGCCGCCCGGCGCACTCTGGATCAGTCTCTGCTTGATTTTGTGATCGGTTCTCTCCACAACTACTCCCCGGAGGCGGGCGGCGCGGACTTCTATCTGGGCGACTACACCTCTCCGGATATCTGCTATGCCGCGCTGGACGACTATTTCGCCCATATGGCGCGCCTTGCGCCGCTGCCCTTCTATGACAGTCTGGGCCACATCATCTACCCCCTGCGGTATATGTGTATGCGGGATGGCCAGAGCGTCTCGCTGGACCGCTATATGGACGCCATCCGGGAGATCCTGAAGACAGTGGTGGAGACCGGCCACGGCATAGAGGTCAACACCTATAACGGCCGGACCGTCTCCGACTGGCGCCCTATTCTGGATCTGTACCGAGAAGTGGGCGGCGAGATCCTCACCGTGGGCTCCGACGCCCATGCCCCCCGGAACGTGGCCCGGGGCATTCGGGATGCCTATGCGCTCATCGCGGAGGCCGGGTTCCGGTACGTGGCGGTCTACGCGCGGCGAAAGCCGGCCTTTATTCCGCTATAA
- the rpiB gene encoding ribose 5-phosphate isomerase B: MIALGSDHGGYGLKQHIRDYLDSHGLDYRDFGCMDESSCDYPVYAKAAAESVASGQCEKGIVICTTGIGISIAANKVRGIRCALCTDPLMAEMCRRHNDANMLALGAGIVGPNLAERIVEAFLTTEFEGGRHARRVGLITEMEH; this comes from the coding sequence ATGATTGCACTCGGTTCCGATCACGGCGGATATGGCCTGAAGCAGCACATCAGGGACTATCTTGACTCCCACGGGCTGGACTATCGAGATTTCGGCTGCATGGACGAGAGTAGCTGCGACTACCCTGTCTATGCCAAGGCGGCGGCTGAGTCCGTAGCCTCCGGCCAGTGTGAGAAGGGCATCGTCATCTGCACCACCGGCATCGGCATCTCCATCGCCGCCAACAAGGTCCGCGGCATACGCTGCGCCCTGTGCACCGATCCCCTCATGGCGGAGATGTGCCGCCGTCACAACGACGCCAATATGCTCGCCCTCGGGGCGGGCATCGTAGGTCCCAATCTGGCCGAGCGTATCGTGGAGGCCTTCCTTACCACAGAATTTGAGGGCGGTCGCCACGCCCGCAGAGTGGGCCTGATCACGGAGATGGAGCATTGA
- a CDS encoding C39 family peptidase: protein MKRTVTLALALSLALTLLGGCANSDTPAQGAESKENFTDEMKIPYAVDLSPEDGADSVERLGDHQDSPYFAHPDVYHLESTETLTVLSRFQTMQQTSEWACGVTSALMVLNWYGELGDWNEKTLAALRHPLEGELAEYPGTTLRQAMDIFDGVGGFTYTTTLDQPEIWTEDIRGWLAEGTPVMVCWNDWGGHWQVIVGYDTMGAESEQDDVILVADPYDTTDHNQDGYGVIPAERFLYNFSMYGAFPEEEGGSDMLYIAAKPVA, encoded by the coding sequence ATGAAAAGAACCGTCACACTGGCGCTGGCCCTATCCCTGGCCCTCACGCTGCTGGGAGGCTGCGCCAACTCTGACACACCGGCTCAAGGTGCCGAGAGCAAGGAAAATTTTACGGATGAAATGAAGATCCCCTACGCTGTGGACCTCTCCCCGGAAGATGGCGCAGACTCGGTAGAGCGCCTGGGTGACCATCAGGACTCCCCCTATTTCGCCCACCCGGATGTGTACCATCTGGAGTCTACCGAAACGCTCACCGTACTCAGCCGGTTCCAGACCATGCAGCAGACCAGCGAATGGGCCTGCGGCGTCACCTCGGCCCTCATGGTGCTCAACTGGTATGGTGAGTTGGGCGACTGGAACGAGAAGACCCTGGCGGCGCTGCGGCATCCTCTGGAGGGAGAGCTGGCCGAATACCCCGGCACCACGCTGCGGCAGGCCATGGATATTTTTGACGGCGTAGGCGGCTTTACTTATACCACAACATTGGATCAGCCGGAGATCTGGACGGAAGATATCCGGGGCTGGCTGGCCGAGGGGACCCCGGTCATGGTCTGCTGGAATGACTGGGGCGGACACTGGCAGGTCATTGTGGGCTATGACACCATGGGCGCCGAGAGCGAGCAGGACGATGTGATCCTGGTGGCGGACCCCTACGATACCACCGACCACAATCAGGATGGCTACGGTGTGATCCCCGCCGAGCGGTTTTTGTATAATTTCTCCATGTACGGCGCCTTCCCCGAGGAGGAGGGTGGAAGCGATATGCTGTACATCGCCGCCAAACCGGTGGCGTAA
- a CDS encoding 5-bromo-4-chloroindolyl phosphate hydrolysis family protein encodes MPEDRKYDYGYDGDGGPDNGNDGDLSEWIPVLIFLVCFPPVGVVLLVLKLMGITGKGGRRQGSRHPYDLQREASQTGGERRYYRQAQAVNQNPKKKKKYVRKPDRDPGRGFTIGGAIMAGIFALGAADEFFSALSRGGLLASLGDIFTPLAFCGVGLFLMYLGVTKSKKAKRYRKYMALIGRRDAIPVAILAQAMGLSVRRVCGDLQDMLDEGVIPMGYLDMGAGRLVLTAEGIQDPPPEPEKEAQPPKGMEREEAVLTEIREVNDAIADAVMSAKIDHIGEITSKIFVYLREKPDKEGQLRSFLSYYLPTTLKILRAYAQMEAQGIEGENIKAAKSRIEGMMDKVVDGFEKQLDRLFQDDAMDIATDVEVLERMLDKDGLGGQGMTLGG; translated from the coding sequence ATGCCCGAGGATCGCAAATACGACTATGGCTATGATGGGGACGGTGGCCCCGACAACGGGAACGACGGCGATCTGAGCGAGTGGATCCCGGTGCTGATCTTTTTGGTCTGCTTTCCGCCGGTGGGCGTGGTGCTGCTGGTGCTCAAGCTGATGGGGATCACCGGAAAGGGAGGACGGCGGCAGGGAAGCCGCCATCCCTATGATCTCCAGCGGGAGGCGTCCCAGACCGGAGGAGAGCGGAGGTACTACCGCCAGGCGCAGGCCGTGAATCAGAATCCCAAAAAGAAAAAGAAGTATGTCCGAAAGCCGGACCGGGACCCCGGAAGGGGATTTACCATCGGCGGCGCCATCATGGCGGGTATCTTTGCGCTGGGTGCCGCCGATGAGTTCTTCAGCGCCCTCTCCCGGGGCGGTCTCCTGGCCAGCCTGGGCGACATTTTTACTCCGCTGGCCTTCTGCGGTGTGGGGCTCTTTCTCATGTATTTGGGCGTCACCAAGAGCAAGAAGGCAAAACGGTACCGCAAGTACATGGCGCTGATCGGCAGGCGGGATGCCATCCCGGTAGCCATTCTGGCTCAGGCTATGGGGCTGTCCGTCCGCAGAGTGTGTGGAGATCTCCAGGATATGCTGGATGAAGGCGTGATCCCAATGGGCTATCTGGATATGGGAGCGGGACGGCTGGTACTCACGGCAGAGGGTATCCAGGACCCGCCGCCGGAGCCGGAAAAGGAAGCGCAGCCTCCCAAGGGGATGGAGCGGGAAGAGGCGGTGCTCACAGAGATCCGGGAGGTCAACGACGCCATTGCCGACGCCGTGATGTCCGCCAAGATCGATCACATCGGCGAGATCACCAGCAAGATTTTCGTCTATCTCCGGGAAAAACCTGATAAGGAGGGGCAGCTCCGCAGCTTTTTGAGTTATTACCTACCCACGACCCTTAAGATCCTGCGGGCCTACGCCCAGATGGAGGCCCAGGGGATCGAAGGGGAGAACATCAAGGCCGCCAAGAGCCGCATCGAGGGCATGATGGACAAGGTGGTGGACGGCTTTGAAAAACAGCTGGACCGACTGTTCCAGGATGACGCCATGGACATTGCCACCGATGTGGAAGTACTGGAGCGAATGTTGGATAAGGACGGCCTGGGGGGACAGGGCATGACCCTGGGCGGATGA
- a CDS encoding VanW family protein, which produces MEEKKPGKRLAVGATKSPGAKRGLIIVGAVAAALAAAYVALCAWVGTTSGNPLPGTTVAGVDIGGLSFPQAQEKLEQEFSRRAQSLSLTVAGDSQAYPIPIGAVEADVLQAVTDADSWPRAHGFFAQGAYFLKSLIVGHDVEVSVGFTATGEAQVDDILAGIESELGGVVQETTWSVEGDELVFHLGKPGRAFDLSTVKSGILAHFSSGDTTPLELTAETTDPAAVDLEQVHSEVCTEVSNASLDPETFEITPSVTGLDFEISTASAALEGAAWGSDVSVPLAVTEPTVSTESLRDLLFRDVLGSATSKVGGSANRKSNVALAASTFNGRILLPGEVFSYNTSTGSRTAEKGYKMAPVYKGGKSVDEIGGGICQPSSTLYLATLNSNLKIVERHHHTYAVGYVPDGMDATVYYGSLDYRFENDTDYPIKLVSESYQKGGATYLTVTIYGTKLDDLAVKMTNNVYNWVSYETVYQVDASVPAGTVKEGQNGYTGRNADTYRNLYDGDGNLVSSTLETTNKYKVRERILLVNPADANQYGLNADGTPYTPPAATPTPAATPTPSASTAPAPETSAPVTDAPAVTETPSPAESAAPSAEPSDTPTADPTPAVPDIGIPIVSAAPSEESGGQAEGGAA; this is translated from the coding sequence ATGGAGGAAAAGAAACCGGGCAAGCGCCTGGCCGTGGGGGCGACCAAATCCCCCGGAGCCAAGCGCGGTCTGATCATTGTTGGGGCCGTAGCGGCGGCGCTGGCCGCCGCCTATGTGGCCCTGTGCGCCTGGGTGGGAACCACCAGCGGCAACCCGCTTCCCGGCACCACCGTCGCGGGCGTGGACATTGGAGGGTTGTCCTTTCCGCAGGCCCAGGAAAAACTGGAGCAGGAATTCTCTCGGAGGGCACAGTCCCTCTCCCTCACCGTGGCCGGAGACAGCCAGGCCTATCCCATCCCAATCGGCGCTGTGGAGGCCGACGTACTCCAGGCCGTTACCGATGCCGACTCCTGGCCCAGGGCGCACGGCTTTTTCGCTCAGGGCGCCTATTTTCTCAAGAGCCTGATCGTTGGCCACGATGTGGAGGTATCCGTCGGCTTCACCGCGACCGGAGAGGCTCAGGTGGATGACATTCTGGCCGGGATCGAGTCTGAGCTGGGCGGCGTGGTCCAGGAGACCACCTGGTCCGTGGAGGGTGACGAGCTGGTGTTCCACTTGGGGAAGCCGGGCAGGGCTTTCGACCTGTCCACAGTCAAGAGCGGCATTCTCGCCCACTTCTCCTCCGGAGACACCACCCCTCTGGAGCTTACCGCCGAGACGACCGATCCCGCCGCTGTGGACCTGGAGCAGGTCCACAGCGAGGTCTGCACTGAAGTATCCAACGCCTCGCTGGACCCTGAAACCTTTGAGATCACTCCCAGCGTCACTGGCCTGGACTTTGAGATCAGCACAGCCTCCGCTGCCCTGGAGGGCGCGGCTTGGGGTTCCGACGTATCCGTTCCCCTGGCTGTCACAGAGCCCACGGTGTCCACCGAGAGCCTCCGTGACCTCCTGTTTCGGGATGTCCTAGGCTCCGCCACCTCTAAGGTGGGCGGCTCGGCCAACCGAAAATCCAATGTGGCGCTCGCCGCCTCCACCTTCAACGGGCGCATCCTGCTCCCCGGCGAGGTTTTCTCCTATAACACCTCTACCGGCAGCCGCACCGCTGAAAAAGGCTACAAAATGGCTCCGGTCTACAAGGGCGGCAAATCAGTGGACGAGATCGGCGGCGGGATCTGCCAGCCCTCCTCCACCCTGTATCTCGCCACGCTCAACTCCAATCTGAAAATTGTGGAACGGCACCACCACACTTACGCCGTGGGCTATGTGCCGGACGGAATGGACGCCACCGTCTACTACGGCAGTCTGGACTATCGATTTGAAAACGACACCGACTACCCCATCAAGCTGGTATCGGAAAGCTATCAGAAGGGCGGCGCCACCTATCTCACCGTCACCATTTATGGCACCAAGCTGGATGACCTCGCGGTAAAAATGACCAACAACGTCTATAACTGGGTCAGTTACGAAACCGTCTATCAGGTGGATGCCTCTGTTCCCGCCGGCACCGTAAAAGAGGGGCAAAACGGCTATACCGGCCGCAATGCCGACACCTACCGGAACCTCTATGACGGCGACGGCAATCTGGTGAGTTCCACCCTGGAGACCACCAACAAATACAAGGTCCGTGAGCGCATCCTTCTGGTCAATCCTGCGGATGCCAACCAGTACGGTCTAAACGCCGACGGAACACCCTATACGCCTCCCGCCGCCACCCCCACTCCGGCGGCCACGCCCACACCCTCCGCCAGTACGGCTCCGGCTCCGGAGACCTCCGCCCCGGTCACCGATGCCCCGGCGGTCACAGAGACGCCGTCCCCCGCAGAGTCCGCCGCTCCTTCTGCGGAGCCGTCGGACACCCCGACGGCCGACCCCACCCCTGCGGTGCCTGATATCGGCATTCCCATCGTATCCGCGGCTCCCTCCGAGGAGTCCGGCGGACAGGCGGAAGGCGGTGCGGCATGA
- a CDS encoding DUF975 family protein, with protein MNGPTLTRRILKARAKRTIARFSRPCIAAACLLLAFTVLARAFSVYAGGALYYLMLDIRQFPMETGLWRADPTLMTTLMSMLGLERLGDLGGMVFALSDAVSGLVIVLPVAWRQLINLVVIQGIVFLVTVPLQYGVLTQFRSILEGRPAPFRSVLRWYLDLHLTGKALAVQVLLTLWQWTARLVCMVPGLLCLIAGSAFPNGEWMLLLSSSLSILGMLGGYYLYMLLLPARYLLAQSPGLSVRQALSRGFRLLTGRRGDYFKLNLSFLPLQVLSMVLWNIPNLYLVPYMELSNYLFLDPPPDPEAPPVAL; from the coding sequence ATGAATGGACCCACACTGACGCGCCGCATCCTGAAGGCCCGGGCGAAGCGGACCATCGCCCGCTTTTCCCGTCCCTGCATCGCGGCTGCCTGCCTTCTGCTGGCCTTTACCGTGCTGGCCCGGGCGTTCTCGGTCTATGCCGGAGGCGCGCTCTATTATCTCATGCTGGATATCCGGCAGTTCCCCATGGAGACGGGACTGTGGCGAGCCGATCCCACCCTGATGACCACACTGATGTCCATGCTGGGGCTGGAGCGGCTGGGAGACCTGGGTGGCATGGTCTTTGCCCTGAGCGACGCCGTCTCCGGTCTTGTCATCGTCCTGCCTGTGGCCTGGCGCCAGCTGATCAACTTGGTCGTCATTCAGGGCATCGTCTTCCTGGTCACCGTCCCTCTGCAATACGGCGTTTTGACCCAGTTCCGCAGTATTCTGGAGGGCCGCCCCGCTCCCTTCCGCAGCGTGCTCCGCTGGTACCTCGACCTGCACCTTACAGGCAAGGCCCTGGCGGTACAGGTGCTGCTGACCCTGTGGCAGTGGACCGCGCGGCTGGTGTGCATGGTGCCCGGCCTTCTCTGCCTCATCGCCGGTTCCGCCTTTCCCAATGGGGAGTGGATGCTCCTGCTCTCCTCATCCCTCTCCATCCTCGGGATGCTGGGAGGCTATTATCTCTATATGCTCCTCCTCCCCGCCCGCTATCTGCTGGCCCAATCACCCGGTCTCTCGGTCAGGCAGGCGCTCTCCCGGGGCTTCCGCCTGCTCACCGGCCGCCGTGGGGACTATTTTAAACTCAACCTCTCCTTTCTCCCACTCCAAGTCCTCTCCATGGTCCTGTGGAACATCCCAAACCTGTACCTCGTTCCCTATATGGAGCTTTCAAACTACCTCTTTCTGGATCCTCCGCCTGACCCGGAGGCTCCGCCTGTGGCGCTATAA
- a CDS encoding DUF2461 domain-containing protein produces the protein MFQGFSNETIDFMWGIRFNNEKGWFEAHKAEYLQYFYEPMKSLSREVYAAMCEAYPDLGLISKVSRIYRDARRLHGRGPYKDRLWMSIEQPVEEWTSHPVFWFELAPEGYSFGMGYYSARPLTMAKFRARLDRDPRPFETLVRRFHHQDRFVLESECYKRPKGHPGALLQDWYNSKNFSLICERNHDELLFSPDLARELIEGFTALMPMYLYFSSLDGDPEPGEGGRASTGQASHQDLHKI, from the coding sequence ATGTTTCAGGGATTTTCCAATGAGACCATCGATTTTATGTGGGGCATCCGCTTCAACAATGAAAAGGGCTGGTTTGAGGCCCATAAAGCGGAATATCTCCAGTATTTTTACGAGCCGATGAAGTCGCTCAGCCGGGAGGTCTATGCGGCCATGTGCGAGGCGTACCCCGACCTGGGCCTCATTTCCAAGGTCTCCCGCATTTATCGGGACGCCCGGCGTCTCCACGGGCGGGGCCCCTACAAGGACCGTCTGTGGATGTCTATTGAACAGCCTGTGGAGGAATGGACCAGCCATCCGGTCTTTTGGTTCGAGCTTGCGCCCGAGGGTTACTCCTTCGGTATGGGATACTACTCCGCCCGCCCGCTGACCATGGCCAAATTCCGCGCCCGCCTGGACCGCGATCCCCGTCCCTTTGAAACGCTGGTCCGCAGGTTTCACCATCAGGATCGCTTTGTGCTGGAAAGCGAGTGCTATAAGCGTCCCAAGGGCCACCCCGGCGCGCTGCTGCAGGACTGGTATAACAGCAAGAACTTTTCCCTCATCTGTGAGCGGAACCACGACGAGCTTCTCTTTTCTCCTGACCTGGCCCGGGAGCTCATCGAGGGCTTTACTGCCCTCATGCCCATGTATTTGTACTTCTCATCCCTGGACGGAGACCCGGAGCCTGGGGAGGGCGGACGCGCCTCCACCGGGCAGGCGTCCCATCAGGATCTGCATAAAATTTGA
- a CDS encoding polysaccharide deacetylase family protein, translating into MSKSPWSPGWFTALMAFLLTVGTAAPWFASVLALTAPAVYADAAESLPEDDGAPAAETGQKLIALTFDDGPRRSTTTALLDGLAQRGVNATFFLIGEQLVNNEDVVQRMDAEGHQIGIHTFDHVKLTGLSKTDFDAQVDKTRQCLLRILGHNDFLLRPPYGMTDQGVKKHAGCPIILWSVDPEDWRDQNTARVVQQVVSQARDGSIILMHDIFPESVDAALQIVDQLHAQGYLFVTVDQLFAARHIPLETGKTYSDAYP; encoded by the coding sequence ATGTCCAAATCCCCCTGGTCACCGGGCTGGTTTACGGCCTTGATGGCCTTTCTCCTTACTGTCGGGACCGCTGCCCCCTGGTTTGCCTCCGTTCTTGCCCTCACCGCTCCGGCGGTGTATGCCGACGCGGCCGAGTCCCTGCCGGAGGACGACGGCGCGCCCGCCGCCGAGACCGGTCAAAAGCTGATTGCTCTGACCTTTGATGACGGCCCTCGCCGCTCCACCACCACCGCTCTGCTGGACGGTCTGGCCCAGCGGGGCGTCAACGCCACCTTTTTCCTGATCGGAGAACAGCTTGTCAACAACGAGGATGTGGTCCAGCGCATGGACGCGGAGGGACACCAAATCGGAATCCACACCTTTGACCACGTAAAGCTCACCGGTCTCTCCAAGACCGATTTCGACGCCCAGGTCGACAAGACCCGTCAGTGCCTTCTCCGTATTCTGGGGCACAACGACTTCCTTCTGCGCCCGCCCTACGGGATGACCGACCAGGGCGTCAAAAAGCACGCTGGCTGCCCGATCATCCTCTGGTCAGTAGATCCGGAGGACTGGCGGGATCAGAATACCGCCCGAGTCGTCCAGCAGGTGGTCTCCCAGGCCAGGGACGGCTCCATCATCCTCATGCATGATATCTTCCCCGAGAGCGTAGACGCCGCCCTCCAGATCGTGGATCAGCTTCACGCCCAGGGGTATCTGTTCGTCACCGTCGACCAGCTTTTCGCCGCGAGGCACATCCCCCTGGAGACGGGAAAGACCTACAGTGACGCCTACCCCTAA